One genomic region from Natrinema caseinilyticum encodes:
- a CDS encoding NAD+ synthase yields MIDLRFSEAELERQREYITQFIRDQVDAANADGVVLGFSGGIDSTLTGYLTVDALGADRVHGLVLPGTVSSDGHMSDAERVAQDLGISYDVIEIEPIIGSLLSAYPDAEGDHEAVGNARARVRAVLNYLVANHEGRLVVGTGNRSEAAVGYFTKYGDGAVDCHPIGNLYKRQVRQLAHHVGVPEDLAEKTATAELWADQTDEEELGISYETLDDVLATHIDGPLSVAATCRLLEVEKETVEKVRRLYERSEHKRTVPPAPDPLA; encoded by the coding sequence ATGATCGACCTTCGCTTTTCGGAGGCGGAACTGGAACGCCAGCGCGAATACATCACGCAGTTCATTCGCGATCAGGTCGACGCCGCGAATGCTGACGGTGTCGTCCTCGGGTTCTCCGGCGGAATCGACAGCACGCTGACCGGCTATCTCACCGTCGACGCCCTCGGCGCCGACCGCGTCCACGGGCTCGTCCTGCCCGGGACGGTCAGCAGCGACGGGCACATGAGCGACGCCGAACGGGTCGCACAGGACCTCGGAATCAGCTACGACGTCATCGAAATCGAACCGATCATCGGCTCCCTGCTGTCGGCGTACCCCGACGCGGAGGGCGACCACGAAGCGGTCGGTAACGCACGGGCGCGCGTCAGAGCGGTTCTGAACTATCTCGTCGCCAATCACGAGGGCCGGCTGGTCGTCGGGACCGGAAACCGCAGCGAGGCCGCCGTAGGCTACTTCACCAAGTACGGCGACGGCGCCGTCGACTGTCATCCGATCGGGAACCTCTACAAGCGACAGGTTCGACAGCTCGCCCACCACGTCGGCGTTCCCGAGGACCTGGCCGAAAAGACCGCGACCGCCGAGTTGTGGGCCGATCAGACCGACGAGGAGGAACTGGGGATCAGCTACGAGACGCTCGACGACGTCCTCGCGACCCACATCGACGGTCCGCTCTCGGTCGCCGCGACCTGCCGCCTGCTCGAGGTCGAGAAAGAGACCGTCGAGAAGGTTCGGCGGCTGTACGAACGAAGCGAACACAAGCGCACCGTGCCGCCCGCACCGGACCCGCTCGCGTAG
- a CDS encoding GNAT family N-acetyltransferase codes for MSGPVFLEGDHTTLRPIEEEDLEFLQAQVNDPRIWRPIGRSRPLNQEQEHEWFEDVVCSDENVSLLIVDESTPVGSLGFNGIDWEVQKAELGYWIAPDHQRQGYGTEAVEQILEYGFDQLGLHRIEARVFELNEPSRRLLESVGFTQEGVHRDVEFVDGQYRDAYWYGLLEDEWRGE; via the coding sequence ATGTCCGGTCCCGTGTTTCTGGAGGGTGATCACACGACGTTGCGACCGATCGAAGAAGAGGACCTCGAGTTCCTGCAGGCACAGGTCAACGATCCGCGAATCTGGCGGCCGATCGGTCGCTCGAGGCCGCTCAATCAGGAACAAGAACACGAGTGGTTCGAGGACGTCGTTTGTAGTGACGAGAACGTGTCGCTCCTGATCGTCGACGAATCGACACCGGTGGGAAGCCTCGGGTTCAACGGGATCGACTGGGAGGTACAAAAGGCCGAACTCGGGTACTGGATCGCACCCGACCACCAGCGACAGGGCTACGGTACCGAGGCGGTGGAACAGATTCTCGAGTACGGCTTCGACCAGCTCGGGCTCCACCGGATCGAAGCTCGCGTGTTCGAACTCAACGAGCCGTCCCGCCGGTTGCTCGAGTCGGTCGGCTTCACGCAGGAAGGCGTCCACCGCGACGTCGAATTCGTCGACGGCCAGTATCGGGACGCGTACTGGTACGGGTTGCTCGAGGACGAGTGGCGCGGCGAGTGA
- a CDS encoding enoyl-CoA hydratase/isomerase family protein has translation MIDVDTNGSVRTVTFDRPEARNALTIDGLEALEAAIDGVDEPVIYLRGRGRAFSAGADLNEVAALEGNRDRAAEFARLGQRVARSIEDSPAVVVAGIDGPARGGGLELALACDVRVGTPDSTYGEPGVSFGLFGAWGGTVRLPRIIGEGDALEFALSGRSIDAAEARRMGLISRIEDEPRSVAEEITANAADALAALKRRIRDDGERATQERREARAFADLVAAHADDVDALLE, from the coding sequence ATGATCGACGTTGACACGAACGGCTCGGTTCGCACCGTTACGTTCGACCGCCCCGAGGCGCGCAACGCGCTCACCATCGACGGACTCGAGGCCCTCGAGGCGGCGATCGACGGGGTCGACGAGCCGGTGATCTACCTCCGCGGACGCGGGCGGGCCTTCTCTGCGGGGGCGGATCTGAACGAGGTCGCGGCGCTCGAGGGAAATCGAGACCGCGCGGCCGAGTTCGCGCGCCTGGGCCAGCGCGTCGCCCGCTCGATCGAGGATTCGCCCGCGGTCGTCGTCGCGGGGATCGACGGCCCCGCACGCGGCGGCGGTCTCGAACTCGCGCTTGCCTGTGACGTCCGGGTGGGGACGCCCGACTCGACCTACGGCGAACCGGGCGTCAGCTTCGGTCTGTTCGGCGCCTGGGGCGGGACCGTCCGATTGCCCCGCATCATCGGCGAGGGCGACGCACTCGAGTTCGCGCTCTCCGGGCGGTCGATCGACGCGGCGGAGGCTCGTCGGATGGGACTGATTTCCAGGATTGAAGACGAGCCCCGATCGGTCGCCGAGGAGATCACCGCGAACGCGGCCGATGCGCTGGCCGCGTTGAAACGACGGATTCGAGACGACGGCGAGCGGGCGACGCAGGAACGACGCGAGGCCCGAGCCTTCGCAGACCTCGTCGCCGCCCACGCGGACGACGTCGACGCGCTGCTCGAGTGA
- a CDS encoding DUF7114 family protein yields the protein MEKADSCRRAAVEAVADVEPPQLHDYIESVLERASMVPGTLTLESAAAMAADGYALEGDLPRSAPSETDRDRTSDQDHDRTGECEPDRVVTHAAGVQLIYEGLRLTRTLAHDEPWTATDDSAADGDLAILAADILVARGFYLLARTDAAGKAVRTVQSFGRDQTRRTALPDEGSDGDPGTEGQTDGLDPTTIDANLERDVLELAVLTGAVAVGETPSPWLLAVATDLADAIGPSFPPASECLTDLEPTLHDRSLEEGPTDRATSATDP from the coding sequence ATGGAGAAGGCCGACAGCTGTCGGCGTGCCGCCGTCGAGGCCGTCGCGGACGTCGAACCACCACAACTGCACGACTACATCGAATCCGTCCTCGAACGAGCGTCGATGGTCCCCGGGACACTCACCCTCGAGAGCGCCGCAGCGATGGCAGCGGACGGGTACGCGCTCGAGGGCGATCTCCCCCGCTCCGCCCCTTCCGAAACCGATCGAGACCGTACATCCGACCAGGATCACGACCGCACCGGGGAGTGCGAACCCGATCGCGTCGTCACGCACGCGGCCGGGGTCCAGCTCATCTACGAAGGGCTGCGCCTGACCCGCACGCTCGCCCACGACGAACCCTGGACGGCGACCGACGACAGCGCCGCCGACGGCGATCTCGCGATACTCGCCGCCGACATTCTCGTCGCCCGCGGGTTCTACCTGCTCGCACGCACGGACGCCGCCGGCAAGGCCGTCCGCACCGTCCAGTCGTTCGGACGCGACCAGACCCGTCGCACGGCCCTCCCCGACGAGGGCAGCGACGGCGACCCCGGTACCGAGGGCCAGACTGACGGTCTCGATCCGACGACGATCGACGCGAACCTCGAGCGCGACGTCCTCGAACTCGCCGTCCTCACCGGGGCCGTCGCCGTCGGCGAAACGCCGTCACCGTGGCTCCTCGCCGTCGCCACGGATCTCGCCGACGCCATCGGCCCCTCGTTCCCACCGGCAAGCGAGTGTCTCACCGATCTCGAACCGACGCTCCACGACCGCTCGCTCGAGGAGGGGCCGACCGACCGGGCGACGTCGGCGACCGACCCCTGA
- a CDS encoding mechanosensitive ion channel family protein, which yields MIALQQGVSLDPQQYIPPLVNAVTTVVLFAVLFVALYLLGKSVLIRAVEASLRRRDFDETLVGLAVSTTEVVTAVAAVALAATVAGFGVVLAAFATLAGALALAVGFAAQDLIANFVAGVFIIQDEPFRVGDWIEWDGNSGVVREITLRVTKLDTFDNEQVTVPNSDLANAVVINNVANDLRRVSVDFGIGYSDDIERARKAIIDEGGRIDGVFEEPVPTAPVTGLGDSAVVLQGRIWIDPDESSYGAIRAQFIEAVKQRFDTDGIDMPYPTTELAGGVEVVNVGETRKVTGD from the coding sequence ATGATAGCTCTTCAGCAAGGGGTCTCGCTCGACCCACAGCAGTACATCCCGCCGCTTGTCAACGCCGTCACGACGGTCGTATTGTTCGCCGTCTTGTTCGTGGCCCTCTACCTGCTCGGGAAGTCAGTCCTCATCCGAGCAGTTGAAGCCAGTCTCAGACGCCGTGACTTCGACGAAACGCTCGTCGGGCTCGCCGTGAGTACGACCGAAGTAGTCACCGCCGTCGCCGCGGTCGCGCTGGCGGCGACGGTCGCCGGGTTCGGCGTGGTCCTCGCTGCGTTCGCGACGCTGGCAGGGGCCCTCGCGCTCGCAGTCGGTTTCGCCGCACAGGACCTCATTGCGAACTTCGTCGCCGGCGTGTTCATCATTCAAGACGAACCGTTCCGTGTTGGCGACTGGATCGAGTGGGATGGAAACAGTGGCGTCGTTCGTGAGATCACACTACGCGTGACGAAGCTGGACACATTCGATAACGAACAGGTAACCGTCCCCAACAGCGACCTCGCTAATGCGGTCGTGATCAACAACGTGGCCAACGACCTGCGCCGAGTGTCCGTCGACTTCGGCATCGGATATAGCGACGATATCGAACGGGCACGGAAGGCAATCATCGACGAGGGCGGGCGTATCGATGGCGTCTTCGAGGAGCCCGTACCGACGGCGCCTGTCACGGGATTGGGGGACTCGGCCGTCGTGCTCCAGGGCCGAATTTGGATCGATCCGGACGAAAGCAGCTACGGGGCGATACGTGCGCAGTTCATCGAGGCGGTCAAGCAGCGCTTCGATACCGACGGAATCGATATGCCATACCCCACGACGGAACTAGCAGGCGGTGTCGAAGTCGTGAACGTCGGCGAGACCAGAAAAGTCACTGGCGACTGA
- a CDS encoding CaiB/BaiF CoA transferase family protein: MAHDDRILEGVTVLDLSTFVTGGFCSAMLANQGAEVIKIEQPGYGDAIRHSGPPFIDGESPYYWTVNYGKRSLELDLKNPRAVEALYELAEDADIFIQNFRPGTAERLAVDYESIAERNEDVIYLAVSAFGQTGPWRERSGYDLLIQGMSGIMSVTGEPDRQPVKVGLPMTDLITAMWAAFGVTTALYRRELTGEGEYIDLGMLESALPWLTKQAGQVFAGTEPRRMGTKDPVLAPYQTFETKDGYLNICILNEKLWWELCEVLDRPDLAEHEHFETNADRVEHLEELETEIEATLAAKTTDEWIEIIAEEGGVPAGPVYDVEEALNNPQIDARDAVTEIDHPELGSVPVIEHPLKFEHAESGFELPPPLLGEHNRAVFRDRGYSEAELDELEAAGVFGTESDGSETSTTE; encoded by the coding sequence ATGGCACACGACGACCGAATCTTGGAGGGTGTAACGGTACTGGACCTCTCGACGTTCGTTACCGGCGGGTTTTGCTCCGCGATGCTCGCCAATCAGGGCGCGGAGGTCATCAAGATCGAGCAACCGGGCTACGGCGATGCGATTCGTCACTCGGGACCGCCGTTCATCGACGGTGAATCGCCGTACTACTGGACGGTCAACTACGGCAAGCGAAGCCTCGAACTCGACCTGAAGAATCCGCGTGCCGTCGAGGCGCTGTACGAACTCGCCGAGGACGCGGATATCTTCATCCAGAACTTTCGTCCGGGAACGGCCGAGCGACTCGCGGTCGATTACGAGTCGATCGCAGAGCGGAACGAGGACGTCATCTACCTCGCGGTCTCCGCGTTCGGACAGACCGGGCCCTGGCGGGAGCGCTCCGGCTACGACCTGCTCATCCAGGGGATGAGCGGGATCATGAGCGTCACGGGCGAGCCCGACAGACAGCCGGTCAAGGTCGGGCTGCCGATGACGGATCTCATCACCGCGATGTGGGCCGCGTTCGGCGTCACGACGGCCCTCTACCGACGGGAGCTGACCGGCGAGGGCGAGTACATCGATCTCGGGATGCTCGAGTCGGCGCTGCCGTGGCTCACCAAGCAGGCCGGCCAGGTGTTCGCCGGCACCGAGCCGCGGCGCATGGGGACGAAAGATCCGGTGCTCGCGCCGTATCAGACCTTCGAGACCAAAGACGGCTATCTCAACATCTGCATTCTCAACGAGAAACTCTGGTGGGAACTCTGTGAGGTTCTCGATCGGCCGGATCTGGCGGAACACGAACACTTCGAGACGAACGCCGACCGCGTCGAACACTTAGAAGAGCTAGAGACCGAAATCGAAGCCACGCTCGCGGCGAAGACGACCGACGAGTGGATCGAGATTATCGCCGAGGAGGGCGGCGTCCCGGCGGGTCCCGTGTACGACGTCGAAGAGGCGCTGAACAATCCGCAGATCGATGCTCGCGATGCGGTGACCGAGATCGACCACCCGGAACTCGGGTCCGTGCCGGTGATCGAACATCCGCTGAAGTTCGAGCACGCCGAGAGCGGATTCGAACTCCCGCCGCCGCTGCTCGGGGAACACAACCGGGCGGTGTTTCGGGACCGCGGATACTCGGAGGCGGAACTCGACGAACTCGAGGCGGCCGGTGTCTTCGGGACCGAATCCGACGGGTCTGAGACGTCCACGACCGAGTAA
- the aglF gene encoding UTP--glucose-1-phosphate uridylyltransferase AglF, whose protein sequence is MQAVVLAAGKGTRLRPLTDAKPKVLVEVNDTPLIEDVFDNLLEIGATELIVVVGYKQEQIIERYGDAYEGVPITYAHQREQLGLAHAILQAQPHVDDDFILMLGDNVFRANLSDVVNRQREDRADAAFLVEQVPYEEATRYGVLDTNEYGEIVEVLEKPEDPPSNLVMTGIYTFTPAIFHACHLVQPSDRGEYELPDAIDLLLQSGRTIDAIRMDGWRVDVGYAEDRDRAEELLGTRSETTQQL, encoded by the coding sequence ATGCAAGCCGTCGTTCTTGCTGCAGGCAAGGGGACTCGACTTCGACCGCTTACCGATGCCAAGCCGAAAGTACTCGTCGAAGTAAACGACACGCCGCTCATCGAGGACGTCTTCGACAATCTGCTCGAGATCGGTGCGACGGAACTCATCGTCGTCGTCGGATACAAGCAAGAACAGATCATCGAGCGATACGGCGACGCATACGAGGGCGTTCCGATCACCTATGCGCACCAGCGCGAGCAACTGGGGCTCGCCCACGCAATTTTGCAGGCACAGCCTCACGTCGACGACGATTTCATCCTCATGCTCGGTGACAACGTGTTTCGGGCGAACCTCAGCGACGTCGTCAACCGACAGCGCGAGGACCGTGCCGACGCGGCGTTCCTCGTCGAACAGGTCCCGTACGAGGAAGCGACCAGGTACGGCGTCCTCGATACGAACGAGTACGGGGAGATCGTCGAGGTGCTCGAAAAGCCCGAAGACCCGCCGTCGAACCTCGTTATGACCGGCATCTATACGTTCACGCCGGCGATCTTTCACGCCTGTCACCTCGTGCAGCCATCGGACCGCGGCGAGTACGAACTCCCGGACGCGATCGACCTGTTGCTCCAATCCGGGCGCACGATCGACGCGATTCGGATGGACGGCTGGCGGGTCGACGTCGGCTACGCCGAGGATCGCGACCGAGCGGAAGAACTCCTCGGCACTCGATCGGAGACGACACAGCAGTTGTAG
- a CDS encoding glycosyltransferase family 2 protein, giving the protein MTLSVVLPVYNERENIRSIYEETRAILEDLGREWELIFVDDGSTDGSDAILRTLFESDDRVTVVKFGTNFGQSAALDAGLRYAGGDVVVTMDADGQNDPADIPRLVRALERENLDCVVGWRRDRKDPRGKSLASSVAATLRRLFLDTELHDFGCTLKAFRREAAAAVRLNGEMHRYIPPLLAWRGFDVGERPVNHRERTNGETKYGWKRLPKGFIDMLNVWFWQKYSARPLHVFGGIGLLTTMIGLLGGTYSVYLKTINGVSLSDTALPLFAVFMCLLGIQFFISGILADIGIKNYFAVRQQDAYRVTAVLDTGGIDESTVPESTVNAPDRVPTRGGEDARSDA; this is encoded by the coding sequence ATGACCTTGTCTGTCGTGCTCCCGGTCTACAACGAGCGAGAGAATATCCGGTCCATCTACGAGGAAACGCGTGCCATACTCGAGGACCTGGGTCGGGAGTGGGAGTTGATTTTCGTCGACGATGGCTCGACAGATGGAAGCGACGCCATCCTCCGAACACTCTTCGAGAGCGACGACCGCGTCACGGTGGTGAAATTCGGGACCAACTTCGGCCAGAGTGCCGCGCTCGATGCGGGGCTTCGCTACGCAGGAGGGGACGTGGTCGTCACCATGGACGCAGACGGTCAGAACGATCCAGCCGACATTCCACGGCTCGTTCGTGCGCTCGAGCGAGAGAACCTCGACTGCGTCGTCGGCTGGCGGCGCGACAGAAAGGATCCACGAGGGAAATCGCTGGCCTCGAGCGTAGCAGCCACGCTTCGTCGACTCTTTCTCGACACGGAACTCCACGATTTCGGCTGCACCCTGAAAGCGTTCCGTCGCGAGGCGGCAGCGGCCGTTCGACTGAACGGCGAGATGCACCGATACATCCCCCCACTGCTCGCGTGGCGGGGGTTCGACGTCGGCGAACGTCCGGTCAACCACCGCGAGCGCACGAACGGCGAGACCAAGTACGGCTGGAAACGCCTTCCGAAGGGCTTCATCGACATGTTGAACGTCTGGTTCTGGCAAAAGTATTCCGCGCGGCCGCTGCACGTTTTCGGCGGAATCGGTCTCCTCACGACGATGATCGGGCTTCTGGGCGGAACCTACTCGGTCTATTTGAAAACGATCAACGGAGTGAGCCTCTCCGATACCGCGTTGCCGCTCTTTGCGGTGTTCATGTGTCTACTCGGTATTCAGTTTTTCATCTCTGGAATTCTGGCGGATATCGGCATCAAAAACTACTTTGCGGTTCGCCAGCAGGACGCCTACCGGGTCACGGCGGTGCTCGACACCGGTGGGATCGACGAGTCCACCGTTCCGGAGTCGACGGTGAACGCGCCTGACCGGGTGCCGACACGAGGGGGTGAAGATGCGCGTTCTGACGCTTAA
- a CDS encoding glycosyltransferase family 4 protein: MRVLTLNYEFPPLGGGAAPVSEELAATLVDRGHDVDVVTMGYGDLPSRENRRGIRIHRVPSLRGSRSMSRPHEMASYIPTGFLRARRLLSRRSYDVVHTHFIVPTGVIALSLNARYGVPYVITAHGSDVPGYNPDRFDVLHRATGPIWRRIAAGADCVVSPSNYLSELIRSADSDTSDEVEVEVVPNGFDHETYDANRETTDRILLTSRLFERKGIQHFLDALAAVDTDWEVVITGEGPYLPALERRADRLDQSVSFPGWVDRETLTELLETSEIYVFPSSHENCPVALQEAMAAGTAIVASKYSGTAEVIGDAGLTVDPEDTASFSAALSRLLSDPALRSRLQAQSRARLEKRYGWDRIGTRYQNVLGAAGGTRDAASEERNRPPNTGGPEA; the protein is encoded by the coding sequence ATGCGCGTTCTGACGCTTAATTACGAGTTTCCGCCGCTCGGTGGGGGTGCCGCGCCGGTATCGGAGGAACTCGCGGCCACCCTCGTCGACCGGGGGCACGATGTCGACGTCGTCACGATGGGGTACGGTGATCTCCCGTCCCGGGAGAACAGACGGGGCATTCGAATCCACCGTGTCCCCTCTCTGCGCGGCTCACGGTCGATGTCACGACCGCACGAGATGGCGAGCTACATCCCGACCGGATTTCTCCGGGCGCGTCGGCTCCTGTCTCGCCGGTCGTACGACGTCGTTCACACCCACTTTATCGTTCCGACCGGTGTGATCGCGCTGAGTCTGAACGCGCGTTACGGCGTTCCCTACGTGATAACCGCCCACGGCTCCGACGTTCCGGGGTACAATCCGGACCGGTTCGACGTGCTTCATCGGGCCACGGGGCCGATCTGGCGGCGCATCGCCGCGGGGGCGGACTGCGTCGTCTCGCCTTCAAACTATCTCTCCGAACTGATCCGGTCGGCAGACTCGGACACGTCGGACGAGGTCGAAGTCGAGGTCGTCCCGAACGGCTTCGACCACGAGACGTACGACGCAAACCGCGAGACGACTGATCGGATCCTCCTCACGAGTCGCCTCTTCGAACGAAAGGGGATCCAGCATTTCCTCGATGCGCTCGCCGCAGTCGACACCGATTGGGAGGTCGTGATCACCGGCGAGGGCCCGTACCTGCCGGCCTTAGAACGGCGGGCGGATCGACTCGATCAGTCGGTTTCGTTTCCCGGCTGGGTCGACCGCGAAACGCTCACCGAACTCCTCGAGACGTCAGAGATCTACGTCTTCCCGTCCAGCCACGAGAACTGTCCCGTGGCGTTACAGGAGGCGATGGCGGCGGGGACCGCCATCGTCGCATCGAAGTACAGCGGAACCGCCGAAGTGATCGGCGACGCGGGACTGACCGTCGATCCCGAAGACACGGCGTCGTTTTCGGCCGCCCTGTCGCGGCTCCTCTCCGATCCAGCGTTGCGCTCGAGGTTACAGGCGCAATCGCGAGCACGTCTCGAGAAGCGGTACGGTTGGGACCGAATCGGCACCCGGTACCAGAACGTTCTCGGCGCTGCCGGTGGGACGCGTGACGCGGCGTCCGAGGAACGCAACCGACCGCCGAATACGGGGGGACCCGAAGCATGA
- a CDS encoding glycosyltransferase family 4 protein — MKLAVPGRELTGAGGTRTYLSNVLPHLCEMWRDEVVVLSNDAPSVELESPAFSHVDARTDVPVLSDHLVVPYLLRKLDLNLGWFPKNVVPIPFDGVSVVTIHDLGYFVDADYYPVPDRVYMQRMIRLACKRASRIIAVSENTKADIVAYTAAEPSDIDVIYHGVDDRFRVDRSPAERARFRDRYDLSGTTVYGGNVGRRKNIRTVIDAVSDEDRLRGHDVELVFTGRSPPSKQAAAISEHESVRHLGYLDEDEMPLLYRTASAFVYPSLYEGFGLPPLEAMACGTPVITSNRASLPEVVGDGAILVDPQDTEAFATAIETVLTDDRTRRRMADAGRKRANEFTWEATAARLIETFERSETNPGVVRA; from the coding sequence ATGAAACTCGCCGTTCCCGGACGCGAACTCACCGGTGCCGGTGGGACGCGAACCTACCTCTCGAACGTCCTTCCCCACCTGTGCGAGATGTGGCGCGACGAGGTGGTGGTACTCAGTAACGACGCTCCGTCGGTCGAACTCGAGTCGCCAGCCTTCAGTCACGTCGACGCGCGGACGGATGTCCCCGTGTTGTCCGACCACCTCGTCGTCCCGTATCTCCTCCGAAAGCTCGATCTGAACCTCGGGTGGTTCCCGAAGAACGTCGTTCCGATTCCCTTCGACGGCGTCTCAGTCGTGACCATCCATGATCTCGGCTACTTCGTGGACGCCGACTACTATCCCGTCCCCGACCGGGTATACATGCAACGAATGATCCGCCTCGCGTGCAAGCGCGCGAGTCGGATAATAGCGGTCTCGGAGAACACCAAGGCGGACATCGTGGCCTATACCGCGGCCGAGCCGAGCGATATCGACGTGATATACCACGGCGTCGACGATCGGTTTCGGGTCGACCGATCTCCGGCCGAACGCGCCCGATTCAGGGATCGGTACGATCTGTCCGGGACCACCGTCTACGGCGGTAACGTCGGCCGGCGGAAGAACATCCGGACAGTAATCGATGCGGTCTCCGACGAGGACCGCCTGCGAGGACACGACGTCGAATTGGTGTTCACCGGCCGGTCTCCGCCGTCGAAGCAAGCCGCGGCGATCAGCGAACACGAGTCGGTCCGCCACCTCGGGTACCTCGACGAGGACGAGATGCCGCTGTTGTACCGGACCGCATCGGCGTTCGTCTATCCGTCGCTCTACGAAGGGTTCGGGCTTCCACCGCTCGAGGCGATGGCCTGTGGAACCCCGGTGATCACGTCGAACAGGGCCTCCCTGCCGGAGGTGGTCGGCGACGGTGCCATACTCGTCGATCCACAGGACACGGAAGCGTTCGCGACGGCAATCGAGACGGTGCTCACCGACGACAGGACTCGTCGTCGGATGGCCGATGCGGGACGGAAACGTGCGAACGAGTTCACGTGGGAAGCGACGGCTGCACGGCTGATAGAGACGTTCGAACGGAGCGAAACGAATCCTGGAGTGGTCCGAGCATGA
- a CDS encoding LamG domain-containing protein, translating into MKRHLIATVLAVVVLIALPPVVTSHDYGSVDMTARTILDFEFEGAYEDGNRVVDRSGSGNHGEYVGNGSNVSGGGLVFSPETGHVRVDLRDDLEGPFTLSVRVRNPRHDYYAGIVDGDGWRLVAPDDRYEFTVGDSAVGFTADDGSKWHHLTVVSQDDTVRLYADGELVDSDSGAGNTSMEELLIGRRAGGYQYDGTISSVTVYDRALTAAEVRGASANRATVRPILHTEAFRTAIVLALGAVALFGARFEHRVRSP; encoded by the coding sequence ATGAAACGTCATCTGATCGCGACCGTGCTCGCGGTGGTGGTGCTCATCGCGCTCCCACCGGTGGTCACCTCGCACGATTACGGGTCGGTCGATATGACGGCCCGGACGATACTCGATTTCGAGTTCGAAGGCGCGTACGAGGACGGTAATCGCGTCGTCGATCGCAGTGGTTCGGGCAATCACGGCGAGTACGTGGGCAACGGGTCGAACGTCTCGGGCGGTGGCCTCGTGTTCTCTCCCGAAACGGGCCACGTTCGTGTCGATCTCCGGGACGACCTCGAGGGGCCGTTCACCCTCTCGGTCAGGGTCCGTAACCCGAGACACGATTATTATGCCGGCATCGTCGATGGGGACGGCTGGCGGTTAGTCGCACCCGACGACCGATACGAATTCACGGTCGGTGATTCGGCCGTCGGATTCACCGCGGACGACGGTTCCAAGTGGCATCACCTGACCGTCGTTTCGCAGGACGACACCGTCCGATTATACGCCGACGGTGAACTGGTCGACTCGGACTCGGGTGCCGGGAACACGTCGATGGAGGAACTCCTGATCGGTCGGCGAGCGGGCGGGTACCAGTACGATGGGACGATTTCGTCGGTCACGGTTTACGACCGCGCTCTCACCGCGGCGGAGGTCCGAGGCGCGTCCGCCAACCGGGCCACGGTTCGGCCGATTCTTCACACCGAGGCGTTCAGAACGGCTATCGTTCTCGCACTCGGAGCGGTGGCGCTGTTCGGGGCTCGGTTCGAACACCGGGTGAGATCGCCGTGA